The following proteins are encoded in a genomic region of Colletotrichum higginsianum IMI 349063 chromosome 9, whole genome shotgun sequence:
- a CDS encoding F-box/WD repeat domain-containing protein 1A translates to MSSMAAFASQDPDEGYSEDPLNPSSSSLHYVSSAARPPADLPAWLARHLPGLSVSAKTELAMAILDNLPTTAVVDIVQRLHPRLYIDFVHYLPPEVCLKILGYLDPLSLINVAMACRAWHELALDRKLWENLYHMEGWKALYSEIHRWEDKVNEGLNHSASSLHRVRSSEDGHTYKKRAISEDDDLEMTDAGAALPREEPPNSSANTVMGSSIFGSPASATPQPGDMDVDRSASASNSRSRERSLGFDSMGKGKGKGKAALVKEESLPPMVPDDARGGLACSTLWSWDAPSSRYKLNWKYIYTMRRRLEQNWELGKCSHFQLPHPDHLDEGHQECIYSLQYDSDYIVSGSRDKTIRIWSMHTRRLQMKPLEGHTGSVLCLQFDSDPEEDLVVSGSSDSDVILWRFSTGKIIQRLKNAHSESVLNVKFDKRILVTCSKDKTIKIFNRRPLRYGEPGYGDVDVVFSAPTRLRNYSYGNPMDDLPLKPPYTMIGVLEGHGAAVNAVQICKNEVVSASGDRNIKVWDWTKQVCIRTVVGHGKGIACVQYDGRRIVSGSSDNEVKVFDRASGLEVASLRAHTSLVRTVQAGFGDLPFSADEDKAEAKRVDETYFKAIESGVIAPFTEYSRSRRGQPRNAGSSRPEDITAYGAALPPGGGGGKYARIVSGSYDQSVIIWRRDKEGVWKDMQHLRPEEAAAAAQAQARADSQAAAEALLAAAGQGALSHMVASHAARGPSTGSSRAATLALAAQDPAQVFMQLVDTVVPQGPTQLRQTLHNYPTMAMSHRAHIQAAIGREPNSRIRDELRNALHAALLEAQVILAGGHGPAREQPTIVPPSLPPLGPATSGSATAGSAGGSTSGPLFDMPPSRQLTTAVSAGSVHARRPDVRSQLGPAAGATAGTAGNTSPPAAPQVQGHLHIQGQGQPTQQGQGQGQVPTQPGAPVQTQATPVPVQGAQHPVPGAAHHPHMANGDNGPARVFKLQYDARRIICCSQTNTIVGWDFCNNDPELEEVARFFGTVE, encoded by the exons ATGTCCAGCATGGCCGCCTTCGCTTCCCAAGACCCTGATGAGGGCTATTCCGAAGACCCCCTCAACCCCAGCTCCAGCAGCCTTCACTATGTCTCAAGCGCAGCCCGCCCGCCTGCCGACTTGCCTGCCTGGCTGGCGAGACACCTGCCCGGCCTCTCCGTTTCTGCCAAGACTG AGCTCGCCATGGCTATCCTCGACAACCTGCCCACAACGGCCGTCGTGGACATCGTCCAGCGCCTGCATCCTCGCCTCTACATCGACTTCGTCCACTATCTGCCCCCGGAGGTCTGCTTGAAGATCCTCGGCTACCTCGACCCCTTGTCCCTTATCAACGTCGCCATGGCTTGCCGCGCCTGGCACGAGCTGGCCCTCGACCGCAAGCTGTGGGAGAACCTATACCACATGGAGGGCTGGAAGGCCCTGTACTCCGAGATCCACCGCTGGGAGGACAAGGTCAACGAGGGCTTGAATCACTCCGCCAGCTCCCTCCACAGGGTTCGATCCTCCGAGGACGGCCACACCTACAAGAAGCGCGCCATatccgaggacgacgacctcgaaaTGACGGACGCCGGAGCCGCCCTACCCCGGGAAGAACCCCCAAACAGCTCCGCCAACACCGTCatgggcagcagcatttttGGAAGccccgcctcggcgacgcctcAGCCCGGAGACATGGACGTCGAccgctccgcctcggcctccaaCAGCCGGAGCCGAGAGAGAAGCTTAGGTTTCGATTCCAtgggcaagggcaagggcaagggcaaggcggCGCTTGTCAAGGAGGAATCCCTGCCGCCCATGgtccccgacgacgcccgcggAGGCCTTGCCTGCTCGACCCTCTGGTCCTGGGACGCACCCAGCTCGAGATACAAGCTAAACTGGAAGTACATCTACACgatgcgccgccgcctggagCAGAACTGGGAGCTTGGCAAGTGCTCCCATTTCCAGCTGCCCCATCCCGAccacctcgacgagggccatCAGGAGTGCATCTACAGCTTGCAGTACGACAGCGATTACATCGTCAGCGGCAGTCGAGACAAAACGATCCGCATCTGGAGCATGCATACCCGTCGCTTGCAGATGAAGCCGCTCGAGGGGCACACCGGATCCGTCCTGTGCCTGCAGTTCGATTCAGACCCGGAGGAAGACCTCGTCGTCTCTGGCAGCAGCGACTCGGACGTCATTCTCTGGCGTTTCTCGACGGGCAAGATCATTCAGCGCCTCAAGAACGCGCACTCCGAGTCCGTCCTCAACGTCAAGTTTGACAAGAGGATCCTCGTCACCTGCTCCAAGGACAAGACCATCAAGATCTTCAACCGCCGACCCCTGCGCTACGGTGAACCTGGCtacggcgacgtcgacgttgtCTTCTCTGCCCCGACCCGCCTGCGGAACTACAGCTACGGAAACCCTATGGACGATTTGCCCCTCAAGCCCCCTTACACCATGATTGGTGTACTCGAGGGCCACGGCGCGGCCGTCAATGCCGTCCAGATCTGCAAGAACGAGGTCGTCTCGGCCAGCGGCGACAGAAACATCAAGGTCTGGGACTGGACTAAGCAGGTGTGCATTAggaccgtcgtcggccacggcAAGGGCATCGCCTGCGTGCAGTACGACGGTCGGAGGATTGTTAGTGGCAGCAGCGACAACGAAGTCAAGGTATTTGACCGCGCCAGCGGTCTCGAAGTGGCCAGCCTGCGGGCGCATACCAGCCTCGTCCGGACCGTCCAAGCAGGTTTCGGCGACCTCCCATTTAGCGCTGACGAGGATAAGGCCGAGGCGAAGCGGGTCGACGAGACGTACTTCAAGGCGATAGAATCCGGCGTCATCGCCCCCTTTACCGAGTACAGTcggagccgccgaggccaaccTCGTAATGCGGGCAGTAGCAGACCGGAGGATATTACGGCGTATGGCGCCGCTCTACCcccgggcggcggcggcggcaagtATGCTCGCATTGTTTCCGGCTCGTACGACCAGAGCGTCATCATCTGGCGTCGCGACAAGGAGGGCGTGTGGAAGGACATGCAACACTTGCGACCCGAGGaagccgccgcagcagcccaGGCGCAGGCGCGCGCGGACTCGCAAGCAGCTGCCGAGGCGTTGCTTGCAGCCGCCGGCCAAGGCGCGTTGTCGCACATGGTGGCCTCGCACGCTGCCCGGGGACCTTCCACCGGGTCTTCTAGAGCGGCAACACTTGCTCTCGCCGCACAGGACCCTGCTCAAGTTTTCATGCAACTCGTCGACACCGTCGTGCCCCAGGGGCCGACCCAGCTTCGCCAGACCCTGCACAACTACCCAACCATGGCCATGTCACACAGGGCGCACATCCAGGCCGCCATCGGCCGAGAACCGAACTCGCGTATTCGGGACGAACTCCGCAATGCGCTTCATGCGGCCTTGCTAGAGGCGCAAGTTATCCTAGCCGGCGGGCATGGGCCCGCTCGCGAACAGCCGACCATCGTCCCGCCTTCGTTACCACCGCTTGGTCCGGCTACATCCGGTTCTGCTACGGCTGGGTCGGCGGGAGGTTCTACTAGTGGCCCCCTTTTTGACATGCCACCCAGTAGACAATTAACCACGGCCGTTAGTGCCGGAAGTGTTCACGCTCGCCGACCTGATGTACGCAGCCAACTGGGtcctgccgccggcgctaccgccggcaccgccggcaaTACCTCGCCGCCTGCGGCGCCCCAGGTACAGGGACACCTGCATATTCAAGGTCAGGGCCAACCGACACAGCAGGGCCAAGGACAAGGGCAGGTGCCGACACAACCAGGAGCGCCCGTACAGACGCAGGcgacgccggtgccggtaCAGGGAGCGCAGCACCCGGTGCCCGGCGCGGCGCACCACCCGCACATGGCCAACGGCGACAATGGCCCGGCACGGGTGTTCAAGTTGCAATACGACGCCCGCAGAATTATTTGTTGTAGTCAAACAAATACCATTGTGGGCTGGGACTTTTGCAACAACGACccggagctggaggaggtTGCGCGGTTCTTTGGCACAGTGGAGTAG
- a CDS encoding Snf7 family protein gives MNRLFGAAPKGPKPTLNSAITNIDDRISSIDVKLSALTAELNTYQQKLAKMRDGPGKNAIKQKALKVLQRRKMYEAQRDQLQSQVWNMEQAQTMQDNLKNTMATVDALQTTNKELKRQYGKVDIDKIERLQDEMADLMDIGNDIQESLSRSYDIPEDVDEAELDAELEALGMEAELEPEMGAGLPSFMQEELPEFVDEEPKEGTKVKQAAG, from the coding sequence ATGAACCgcctcttcggcgccgcccccaaGGGGCCGAAGCCGACCCTCAACTCGGCCATCACAAACATCGACGACCGTATCTCCTCCATCGACGTCAAGCTCTCGGCCCTCACCGCCGAGCTCAACACCTACCAGCAGAAGCTCGCCAAGATGCGCGACGGCCCCGGCAAGAACGCCATCAAGCAGAAGGCCCTCAAGGTCCTCCAGCGCCGCAAGATGTACGAGGCGCAGCGCGACCAGCTCCAGTCCCAGGTCTGGAACATGGAGCAGGCCCAGACTATGCAGGACAACCTCAAGAAcaccatggccaccgtcgacgccctgcaGACCACCAACAAGGAGCTCAAGCGCCAGTacggcaaggtcgacatcgacaaGATCGAGCGCCTGCAGGACGAGATGGCCGACCTCATGGACATCGGCAACGACATCCAGGAGAGCCTGTCGCGCTCCTACGACAtccccgaggacgtcgacgaggccgagctcgacgccgaactTGAAGCTCTCGGTAtggaggccgagctcgagccCGAGATGGGCGCCGGCCTGCCGAGCTTCATGCAGGAGGAGCTGCCCGagttcgtcgacgaggagcccAAGGAGGGCACCAAGGTCAAGCAGGCTGCTGGTTAA
- a CDS encoding nonselective cation channel, with translation MYLRRRRIRPTCEEKSDMRPSPTEEMMEEAKLWTGRERHRGGPDDDEDESPVGAAGGSETEACLGDEEDERPGVPSGSATALPIYVSMHRVRRLIVASIDDPYTLDQLSDPRMNLLIVRPLVERLFHPKDITIVYCLLANRLHFLRQQATTVHQPVNMARAALCELVATRVLRRFHESNPGAQGLLFLSHILVGGFDPFEGAPEAVEFEGRRQWAVQERGGLERKLTALELAILSESKTFIGSPACQRVVNAVYEGRVIYTPLSFVDILPDHYKYHPISLYDPRKAPILNHYRLIVPRSRHFIEFVQFLVLMVLYFLAMLYRRSSNEVFEFLFCIYAAGWVLDELAAVVEHGWEVHAQNLWSWLDVTFSAIYGVYVIARIYDVAAGHFPDGHGLHILPLAAPILLTRVAFNIAPDNIVLISLHAMMKDFLLLSFLACWCFMGFLLALQWLIDSNDNFNETPSWFTIGKWMLWIWFGLDGTGIEESVQFHIVLGPALMIGFAFLGNTLFLTILVAMLTNTFSKIIADETAEVQFRRAVLTFEGVKSDAIFAYPPPFNIFALATLLPLRFLVSPESFHRVNVALIRALNLPTLLLISLYERRQFSRRARAKTGDRSLLGWKFSGFSPHGDIQAVFETAPPPDVADLIEELDKLGDEGSVADEFVPKLSADLGRPIRWRSRLRNGVQEHDE, from the exons ATGTACTTGCGACGCAGACGGATCAGACCGACCTGCGAGGAGAAGTCGGACATGAGACCGTCGCCAAccgaggagatgatggaggaggccAAGCTGTGGACGGGCCGGGAGCGGCACCGCGGGGGCccggacgatgacgaggatgaaaGCCCTGTCGGAGCTGCTGGCGGCTCCGAGACGGAGGCGTgtctcggcgatgaggaggacgagaggcCCGGGGTGCCTTCCGGGTCTGCGACGGCCCTCCCCATTTACGTGTCGATGCATCG TGTGCGCCGGCTCATCGTTGCGAGCATAG ACGATCCATACACGCTTGATCAACTAAGCGATCCCAGGATGAATCTTCTCATTGTAAGGCCTCTCGTTGAGCGTCTGTTCCACCCAAAGGATATTACAATAG TCTACTGCCTCCTGGCCAACCGCCTCCACTTCCTCCGCCAGCAGGCGACCACAGTCCACCAGCCTGTCAATATGGCCCGCGCGGCTCTCTGCGAGCTGGTCGCCACCCGGGTCCTCCGCCGCTTCCACGAGTCCAACCCTGGCGCCCAGGGCCTGCTCTTCCTCTCGcacatcctcgtcggcggttTCGATCCCTTCGAGGGCGCccccgaggccgtcgagttcgagggcCGCCGCCAGTGGGCCGTCCAGgagcgcggcggcctcgagcgcAAGCTCACGGCTCTCGAGCTCGCCATCCTCTCCGAGAGCAAGACCTTCATCGGGTCCCCCGCCTGCCAGCGCGTTGTCAACGCCGTCTACGAAGGGCGTGTCATATACACCCCCCTGTCcttcgtcgacatcctcccGGACCACTACAAGTACCACCCCATCTCGCTCTACGACCCGCGCAAGGCGCCCATCCTGAACCACTACCGCCTCATCGTCCCACGCTCCCGCCATTTCATCGAGTTCGTGCAGTTCCTCGTGCTCATGGTGCTCTACTTCCTCGCCATGCTGTACCGCCGGAGCAGCAACGAGGTCTTTGAGTTCCTCTTCTGCATCTACGCCGCCGGCTGGgtgctcgacgagctcgccgccgtcgtcgagcacgGCTGGGAAGTGCACGCGCAGAACTTGTGGTCCTGGCTCGACGTCACTTTCTCCGCCATCTACGGCGTCTACGTGATCGCGCGCATTTacgacgtcgccgcgggCCACTTCCCCGACGGTCACGGCCTGCACATCCTCCCGCTCGCGGCGCCCATCCTGCTGACCCGCGTCGCCTTCAACATCGCCCCGGACAACATCGTGCTCATCTCGCTGCACGCCATGATGAAGGATTTCCTGCTGCTGTCGTTCCTCGCCTGCTGGTGCTTCATGGGCTTCCTTCTCGCGCTGCAGTGGCTCATCGACTCCAACGACAACTTCAACGAGACGCCCTCGTGGTTCACCATCGGCAAGTGGATGCTCTGGATCTGgttcggcctcgacggcacGGGCATTGAGGAGTCGGTGCAGTTCCACATTGTCTTGGGCCCCGCGCTTATGATAggcttcgccttcctcggcaacACACTGTTCCTGACgatcctcgtcgccatgcTCACAAACACCTTTTCCAAGATCATTGCCGACGAGACGGCTGAGGTGCAGTTCCGCCGCGCCGTGCTGACGTTCGAAGGGGTCAAGAGTGACGCCATCTTCGCGTACCCGCCGCCCTTCAACATCTTCGCCCTCGcgacgctgctgccgctgcgcTTCCTCGTGTCGCCGGAGTCGTTCCACAGGGTCAACGTCGCGCTCATCCGCGCGCTGAACCtgccgacgctgctgctcATCAGCCTCTACGAGAGGCGGCAGTTCTCACGGCGGGCGCGGGCCAAGACAGGGGACCGGTCGCTTCTGGGCTGGAAGTTCTCGGGGTTTTCGCCGCACGGGGACATCCAGGCCGTGTTcgagacggcgccgccgccggacgtGGCGGATCTGATTGAGGAGCTGGACAAGCTCGGGGACGAGGGCTCGGTCGCGGACGAGTTCGTGCCCAAGTTGTCGGCGGACTTGGGCCGGCCGATCCGGTGGAGGTCGAGGTTACGGAACGGAGTTCAGGAGCACGATGAGTGA
- a CDS encoding YesU protein: MRSFTPLLALAASTMAAAAETLLYSNPLNSTSDVATWVAEGPLNFTAVDSSIELAGAGAEADYFVWWVPEVFPDGIRITWEFSPRAEPGLAMFFFGAASAADDGKGSIFDPSLKPRNGSYPQYHSSDIRTLHASYFRRRWPEERAFHVANLRKSPGFHLVAQGGDPLPPVPDAAGAFYKIEVVKDKREVSFSINGLPIFEFYDDKSTGPVIRDGRIGFRQMQPLVARYRNLQVWKL, from the coding sequence ATGCGATCTttcacccccctcctcgccctcgcggcctcgacaatggcagcggcagcagagACGCTCCTCTACAGCAACCCCCTCAACTCGACCTCGGACGTCGCCACCTGGGTCGCCGAGGGGCCTCTCAACTTCACCGCCGTGGACTCCTCCATCGAGCTCGCgggagccggcgccgaggccgactaCTTTGTGTGGTGGGTGCCCGAGGTCTTCCCCGACGGCATCCGCATCACCTGGGAGTTCTCCCCGCGCGCCGAGCCGGGCCTCGCCATGttcttcttcggcgccgcctccgccgccgacgacggcaagggcTCCATCTTCGACCCGTCCCTGAAGCCGCGCAACGGCAGCTACCCGCAGTACCACTCCTCCGACATCCGCACGCTGCACGCGTCCTacttccgccgccgctggcccGAGGAGCGCGCCTTCCACGTCGCCAACCTGCGCAAGTCTCCCGGTTTTCACCTCGTCGCTCAGGGCGGCGacccgctgccgcccgtcCCGGACGCGGCGGGCGCCTTCTACAAgatcgaggtcgtcaaggacaAGCGCGAGGTCAGCTTCTCCATCAACGGCCTGCCCATCTTTGAGTTTTACGACGACAAGTCGACGGGCCCCGTCATCCGGGACGGCCGGATCGGGTTCAGACAGATGCAACCGCTCGTTGCGCGGTACCGCAACTTGCAGGTGTGGAAGTTGTAG
- a CDS encoding Chloroperoxidase-like protein, which yields MKQFIAIVALAVGLASADPLLAKAHMSNPHIRRGSLDEWAPAGPNDFRGPCPMMNTLANHGFLPHDGRNLTQENVVKGLREGLNFNESLGELMFKMAIPVNPEPNATFFTLDQLNVHNVLEHDASLSRTDAFFGSNHIFNQTIFDESRAYWTKDILDADQLANSKIARQINSKAFNPNYTFTATVENFSLGEVAAPIIAFGNMTAGTVNKTLVEYFFLNERLPAELGWVKKENAITQEDILGVVGLISKATSLITGGEEEAPHARAIRDLHSGFSLLAQRGN from the exons ATGAAGCAGTTCATTGCCATCGTAGCTTTGGCCGTTGGCCTGGCGTCGGCCGACCCCCTTTTGGCGAAAGCCCACATGTCCAACCCTCACATCAGAAGAGGCTCCCTTGATGAATGGGCCCCCGCCGGACCCAACGACT TCCGAGGCCCCTGCCCTATGATGAACACTTTGGCAAACCACGGCTTCCTTCCCCACGATGGACGGAACCTGACACAGGAGAATGTGGTGAAGGGATTGCGAGAGGGGCTCAACTTCAACGAATCTCTGGGGGAGCTGATGTTTAAGATGGCGATTCCTGTTAACCCGGAGCCGAACGCCACATTCTTCACCTT GGACCAACTCAACGTTCACAACGTTTTGGAACACGATGCAAGCTTGAG TCGCACGGATGCTTTCTTCGGGAGCAACCACATCTTCAACCAGACCATCTTTGACGAGAGCAGAGCCTACTGGACCAAGGACATCCTCGACGCGGACCAGCTGGCCAACAGCAAGATTGCCCGCCAGATCAACTCCAAGGCCTTCAACCCAAACTACACCTTCACCGCGACTGTCGAGAACTTTAGCCTGGGTGAGGTTGCCGCCCCGATCATTGCCTTTGGCAACATgaccgccggcaccgtcaacAAGACCCTGGTCGAGTACTTTTTCT TGAACGAGCGCCTTCCTGCTGAGTTGGGCTGGGTCAAGAAGGAAAACGCCATCACCCAAGAGGACATCCTTGGCGTTGTTGGTTTAATAAGCAAGGCGACCAGTCTTATtaccggcggcgaggaggaggcgccgCACGCTCGTGCGATCCGAGACTTGCACTCTGGCTTCAGTCTTCTGGCTCAGCGGGGGAACTGA